Part of the Lichenicola cladoniae genome is shown below.
CGGCCTTGATCGCAGCGACAAAAATGTAGCCGTTCTGCTGGCCTGGCTCGTCGCCGAAAACGGTGTCGGTCGCGGCGATATCGGACGGGCCGGGAAGCAGATTGGCGGTTCCCCCGGGCAGGAGCGCGGACAGCGTGTTATAGTTGTAGACGGTGCCGTTGACCGTGGTGGGCGCCACTGCGTCGACGCGCGCGGCATCGGCGACGCCGACCGGCACGTTGCGGTTCGAGCCTTCGGTCTCGTAGGAAAGCCCACGGTTGACATAGGCGTAGTTCTGCTGCTGCGTCACTTCCTCGTCGTTGGTGATGCGGCCGCGCATCGACCACGACCAGCCATCCATGCTGCCGTCCGCCGGATCGAAGAAATTGTCGAGCGTCACGTACTGGCGCGAGATCCTGTGGAAGTTCGGGGTGATGTCCCGGCCGAACTGGACCAGCGACGGGTCGGCGTTGGCGCCGTTCTTGAGATCGCCGAGGATCTGATCAAACGTGCGGTTCTCCTTGATGATGTAGATGACGTGTTTGATGCGCCGCCTCAGGAACGACATCACCTGCCTGTCAGCAGCCGGCACCCTGGCAGAGTAGCCGTTGTTCTTCGCGACCTGTTCGGTCAGATCGATCAGTTGCTGAGCGTCCGGCGTCGGCGCGCTGATTAGCGAAGCCTGCTCGAGCTGAAACTGATACTGGTTGGCGGCATTGGACGCGGCGGCGGCGATCGTGTTGGCCGCGAGGATGCCGGCCGGGTTATTGCTGTAGCCCGGTGGGATCGGGGCAAATGCCTTGTACTGGATAGAGCCGGTGTTGGTCATCAGGTTGGCGGGATTGGGGCCGGTGTTGCTCTTGCCATTGATGATGTACATCTGGCGGCCATCCGTGCTGAAGGCGATGTCCTTCGGCGCGTAGGCGGTCGGGATCAGGCCGGTCACGCTCAAAGCCTGGCTGCCGGTCAACGGCACGACCGCGATGTTGTTGGCGCCGTTGTTGACGACATAGAGCGTCTTGCTGTCCGGGGACAGGGTTACGGCATACGGTGCAGCGCCGGTATAGCGGGGTCCTTTGAGCATTCCGGCCGGGGCGCGGACATCGATTTCGCGTAGGAGGCTGTTGCTGGCGACGTCGATCAGGCCAACACGATCCTGGTTATCCTCGGCGACAAACAGCACGCCGTCCCGCAACACCATGCCGTATGGGTTGCCCGAAAGCTTGATCCGCTTGACCAGGCGGCCTGCGGTGCCGGAGATGTCGACAACGACGATCTCGCGATCCCGGGTCGAGGACACGTAGGCGTCGTTACCGTTGATCGCGACCGCGAACGGATATTCGCCGCCGGCCACACCGTTGGTGCCGCTGGTGTTGAACGGACGCAGATCAAAGTCGAACCTGATCCGGGCACTCGCAACGTCGCCTACGGTAATCGAGTCGTTATAGTTGTTCGCAGCAACCAGCGTCCGGCCATCGGCCGAAATCGCGAGGCCGATGGTTTCCGGCTTGACCAGAAGGCCCAGTCCGCCCGAACCGGCCTGAGCGTGGCCAAGCGGGACGGTTTTCGTGAGGGAAAAGACGCCGTCGTTTTTCGTATAGGCGTAGACGGCGTCGTCGGATCCGCCGGCGGCGAACAGGATGTTGCCATCAGGCGACCAGACCAGCCCACGATTGGCATTCGGCTGCTTCAGCACCTGGACCAGGGATGGCCGGCGCGCGTTGCTGCCGCTGATGTCGTAGATGAAGATATACTGAGTCGAATTGGCGGTATCGGTGACGCCGCTCGCATTGTGCAGGGAGTTCTGGCCGCCGGTGACAATCGCCAGGCTTTTTCCATCCGGGCTGACTGCCTCGAGCAGCGCCTCGCTGGCGATGAAGTTCGGGTAGTCAGGCAGCTTCGGGTTCAAGAGCTGTTGCTCGGCACCCCGGATGGCCAGCGGGGTAATGTAAAGGTTGGTCGGCAATTCAACCCCTCTCGGGGTCGCATCGGCGACCGTCGCGAACGACAGGGCGCTGGTGGCGAAGAGGGCGGTCCGGAGCCTTTGGCTCAAACGGATGGGCATGGGCATTCTCCTTTGCTGGCGCGCCGGCTTGTCACGGGTGTCGGCACGGATCATCGTGTCAAAGACTACAGTTCGGGATCTGATGGTCGGCCGGTCGCGGCGGGGACTGGACGATGAAGCGCACGGATTGACTGGCAACAAGGCGGTTTGGCCGCGCTTTCATAAAACTGTCTCCGAATCCCATCGGTTGAGACCATAGGATATTTGCCTGACGGAACGCTGACGGTACGGTCGCACTGGGCGCCTCGGCGTACGATGTCATATAAACTTCGCGGTTGACGCCGCAGGACCAGGTGCGTGACACGACCGATGCGGATATTGCTGATCGAGGACCATGCCACACTTCGGGAGATGCTGAGCGCGCATCTTCGCCATATAGGCTTTGCTGTGGATGTCATGCCGACGGGTCGTCTGGCGTTGGCGGCGGCGGCGGCGGCACCCTACAACGCCATCGTGCTCGATCTCGGTCTACCTGACATGGACGGCATGGCCGTGTTGGAGGAATTGCGTGGCAGTGCGAATGCCGATGCCGCCGTGCTCATCCTGACCGCCCGGGGTGGACTGGAAGATCGGGTTGCCGGTCTGGACGCAGGTGCCGACGATTATCTCCTCAAGCCATTCGATCTCCCGGAGTTCGACGCCCGGCTACGGGCGGTGATCCGCCATGGCGCAAGTCGGGCGGCTGACCGCGGACGGTTGCTAAGGTTCGGCGATCTGGCCTTCGACGCGGTCTCTCGCGAGGCTCAGGCGGGACCGCTGAAGTTATCTCTGACGCGTCGCGAGCGCGCGCTGCTCGAGGCCTTGCTTGAAGCCGGCGGCCGTACGGTGCAGCGGGATGCTATCGAAGGCCGTCTCTATAGCTTCAACGAGCCCGTCGGCAGCAATGCACTCGAGGCTGCCGTTTCACGACTACGTCGTCACCTTGCAGACGCCGGGTCCAACGTCACGGTGGAGAACCTGCGCGGTGTAGGCTATCGCCTGCTGGCGTTCGAGCCGCATGCGGATGAGACCACGTGACGTGGCACCGCAGCCTGCGTGCCCGGTTTATCGTTTCGATCAGCATCGTTCTCGGCTTCGTCTGCATACTGGTGACGGTTGCGCACTAACTGGGCGTTGGTGCATGGATGCAGGAGGTAGCATCGCCTGAGTAGCCCGGCTACGCCGCCATCGCATCCCGAAGCAGCGCAGGCAGGTAACGAACTGGCCGGCCTACGAGGCAGGCCTGCGGCAGCGTGGCGACCTGAC
Proteins encoded:
- a CDS encoding response regulator transcription factor; translated protein: MTRPMRILLIEDHATLREMLSAHLRHIGFAVDVMPTGRLALAAAAAAPYNAIVLDLGLPDMDGMAVLEELRGSANADAAVLILTARGGLEDRVAGLDAGADDYLLKPFDLPEFDARLRAVIRHGASRAADRGRLLRFGDLAFDAVSREAQAGPLKLSLTRRERALLEALLEAGGRTVQRDAIEGRLYSFNEPVGSNALEAAVSRLRRHLADAGSNVTVENLRGVGYRLLAFEPHADETT
- a CDS encoding bifunctional YncE family protein/alkaline phosphatase family protein, producing MPIRLSQRLRTALFATSALSFATVADATPRGVELPTNLYITPLAIRGAEQQLLNPKLPDYPNFIASEALLEAVSPDGKSLAIVTGGQNSLHNASGVTDTANSTQYIFIYDISGSNARRPSLVQVLKQPNANRGLVWSPDGNILFAAGGSDDAVYAYTKNDGVFSLTKTVPLGHAQAGSGGLGLLVKPETIGLAISADGRTLVAANNYNDSITVGDVASARIRFDFDLRPFNTSGTNGVAGGEYPFAVAINGNDAYVSSTRDREIVVVDISGTAGRLVKRIKLSGNPYGMVLRDGVLFVAEDNQDRVGLIDVASNSLLREIDVRAPAGMLKGPRYTGAAPYAVTLSPDSKTLYVVNNGANNIAVVPLTGSQALSVTGLIPTAYAPKDIAFSTDGRQMYIINGKSNTGPNPANLMTNTGSIQYKAFAPIPPGYSNNPAGILAANTIAAAASNAANQYQFQLEQASLISAPTPDAQQLIDLTEQVAKNNGYSARVPAADRQVMSFLRRRIKHVIYIIKENRTFDQILGDLKNGANADPSLVQFGRDITPNFHRISRQYVTLDNFFDPADGSMDGWSWSMRGRITNDEEVTQQQNYAYVNRGLSYETEGSNRNVPVGVADAARVDAVAPTTVNGTVYNYNTLSALLPGGTANLLPGPSDIAATDTVFGDEPGQQNGYIFVAAIKAGLSVRNYGFMVNNIGPTTLNGQPITNAGAAGIQQVAELHPALQGNTDLYFRGFDQNFSDQWNVNEWKREFRHYVHDNNLPAFETVRLSHDHTGNFATALAGVNTPETQEADNDLAIGRVLQTVSESPFAKSTLVFVIEDDSQDGPDHVDSHRATAYVAGAYVRQHAVVSTRYNQVNMLRTMEDILGTAHISLLTANAAPMADVFDISGSGDWSYTATASTILKTTTLVAANQTGIRYAAGPDIRPLHDAAWWAKKTAGFDFSVEDRVPTALFNRVLWEGTRPGVAYPRIAASSVVDKDD